From the Exiguobacterium aurantiacum genome, one window contains:
- a CDS encoding EAL domain-containing protein, whose translation MWSPCTACSTTIPFFERGLVVVNDKPHPYDSFDELTHRLATVEEDVYCVDPATKRQTALVSASDLLEQIANRDTIELIQHGDFESHLQPIVHLDTGERFGYEALLRSQNNVSPGELFRAANRFGLHSKLDQRARAEAIKATYHAVAPHEKTFINFLPSTIYNPDYCLQHTFEIIDRYGLSPDRFIFEVVETEKVQDVAHLQHVFSTYKKRGMKVALDDVGAGFSTLDMLKRLEPDYVKIDRSYISFCDQDAEKRAFLKNVRQLTKSMGITILAEGIERAEEVDVCRELGFDLAQGYYFGKPSPYSL comes from the coding sequence ATGTGGTCTCCTTGTACCGCCTGCTCCACGACTATCCCATTTTTTGAACGAGGCCTCGTCGTCGTCAATGACAAGCCCCATCCGTACGATTCGTTCGACGAATTGACCCATCGCCTCGCCACTGTCGAGGAAGACGTGTACTGTGTCGATCCGGCCACGAAACGTCAAACCGCCCTCGTCTCGGCGAGCGACCTGCTCGAACAAATCGCCAACCGCGACACAATCGAATTGATTCAACACGGTGACTTCGAGAGCCATCTGCAACCAATCGTCCACCTCGATACAGGCGAACGATTCGGTTATGAGGCCCTTCTTAGAAGCCAGAACAACGTCTCACCGGGCGAACTGTTCCGGGCCGCCAACCGTTTTGGCCTTCATTCCAAACTCGACCAACGCGCTCGCGCCGAAGCGATCAAAGCGACATATCACGCCGTCGCGCCGCACGAGAAGACGTTCATCAACTTCTTGCCGTCGACCATCTATAACCCGGACTATTGCCTGCAACATACGTTCGAGATTATTGACCGTTACGGGCTCAGTCCAGACCGATTCATATTTGAAGTCGTCGAGACGGAGAAGGTGCAAGACGTGGCCCACTTGCAACACGTGTTCTCTACATATAAGAAGCGCGGCATGAAAGTCGCCCTCGACGATGTCGGCGCGGGCTTCTCGACGCTCGATATGTTGAAACGGCTTGAACCGGACTATGTCAAGATCGATCGGTCGTATATCTCGTTCTGTGACCAAGATGCCGAAAAACGGGCATTCTTGAAAAATGTACGTCAATTGACCAAATCGATGGGCATCACGATTCTCGCCGAAGGCATCGAAC